In Mycolicibacterium mucogenicum DSM 44124, the following are encoded in one genomic region:
- a CDS encoding Tex family protein, with product MNLSVKSVVKSVNARLAEELAVAEGQVDAAVRLLDEGATVPFIARYRKEVTGSLDDGQLRTLEERLRYLRELDQRRDAVLASIEEQGKLTDDLKAALLAADTKARVEDIYLPYKPKRRTKAQIAREAGLEPLADRLLADPTLNPDDVAAEFLGEEVADVAAALDGARHILVERVSEDAELVGAVREKFWSDGTLTTKPWSEEAAKSPAAQKFRDYFEYSEPLEDMPSHRVLAVLRGEKEEALSLNFDGGDETLYQAMIAQSLGVDMAAGGAATPWLTATVGWAWRTKLMFSAAVDARIRLRQRAEEDAVAVFAKNLKDLLLAAPAGTRATLGLDPGFRTGVKVAVVDGTGKVVDTCAIYPHQPQNKWNDAKATLAALVARHNVELIAIGNGTASRETDALATELIADLKAAGASGPKRLPTKAMVSEAGASVYSASAYAAHELPELDVTLRGAVSIARRLQDPLAELVKIEPKSIGVGQYQHDVTPGTLARSLDAVVEDAVNAVGVDLNTASVPLLAKVSGVTESLAESIVSYRDKTGPFRSRSGLLDVPRLGPKAFEQCAGFLRIREGDDPLDASGVHPEAYPVVRRILDRAGVTLAELIGDERKLRALKPGDFADERFGIPTVTDILGELEKPGRDPRPAFSTATFAAGVEKVSDLKVGMVLEGVVTNVAAFGAFVDVGVHQDGLVHVSAMADRFVSDPHEVVKSGQVVKVKVLEVDVERQRIGLSLRLNDDPQRPRDGKRPEQGGAPRRDGGGQPRRDGGNRGGGGGGNGGGQNRGNQDRGRNPQRGNGGGRRESAPSGSMADALRKAGFGK from the coding sequence GTGAATTTGAGCGTCAAGTCCGTCGTCAAGTCTGTGAACGCCCGCCTGGCCGAAGAGTTGGCCGTCGCCGAAGGTCAGGTCGACGCCGCGGTACGGCTGCTGGACGAAGGCGCGACCGTGCCGTTCATCGCCCGGTACCGCAAGGAAGTCACCGGCAGCTTGGACGACGGTCAGCTCCGCACCCTCGAGGAGCGGCTCCGGTACCTGCGCGAACTGGATCAGCGGCGCGACGCCGTGCTGGCCTCGATCGAAGAACAGGGCAAGCTCACCGACGACCTGAAGGCCGCGCTGCTGGCCGCCGACACCAAGGCTCGCGTGGAGGACATCTACCTCCCGTACAAGCCGAAGCGCCGCACCAAAGCCCAGATCGCCCGCGAGGCCGGTCTGGAGCCGCTGGCGGACCGGCTGCTCGCCGATCCGACGCTCAACCCCGATGACGTGGCCGCCGAGTTCCTGGGTGAGGAGGTGGCCGACGTCGCCGCCGCGCTCGACGGGGCCCGCCACATCCTGGTGGAGCGGGTGTCCGAGGACGCCGAACTGGTCGGCGCGGTGCGCGAGAAGTTCTGGTCCGACGGCACCCTGACCACCAAGCCGTGGTCGGAGGAAGCGGCGAAAAGCCCTGCCGCGCAGAAGTTCCGCGACTACTTCGAGTACTCCGAGCCGCTGGAGGACATGCCCTCGCACCGCGTGCTGGCAGTACTGCGCGGTGAGAAGGAAGAAGCGCTGTCGCTGAACTTCGACGGTGGCGACGAGACGCTGTACCAGGCCATGATCGCCCAGTCGCTGGGTGTCGACATGGCCGCCGGCGGCGCCGCCACGCCGTGGCTGACCGCGACGGTCGGCTGGGCCTGGCGTACCAAGCTGATGTTCTCGGCCGCCGTCGACGCCCGGATCCGGCTGCGGCAGCGCGCCGAGGAGGACGCCGTCGCGGTGTTCGCCAAGAACCTCAAGGACCTGCTGCTGGCCGCGCCGGCCGGCACCCGCGCCACGCTCGGGCTCGATCCCGGGTTCCGCACGGGCGTGAAGGTCGCGGTGGTGGACGGCACCGGCAAGGTCGTCGACACCTGCGCCATCTACCCGCATCAGCCGCAGAACAAGTGGAACGACGCCAAGGCGACGCTGGCCGCCCTCGTCGCGCGGCACAACGTCGAGCTGATCGCCATCGGCAACGGCACCGCATCGCGCGAAACCGATGCGCTGGCAACCGAACTCATCGCCGACCTGAAGGCGGCCGGCGCGTCCGGTCCCAAGCGGCTGCCGACCAAGGCCATGGTCAGCGAAGCCGGGGCGTCGGTGTACTCGGCGTCGGCCTACGCCGCCCACGAACTGCCCGAGTTGGACGTGACGCTGCGCGGCGCGGTCTCGATCGCCCGTCGCCTGCAGGACCCGCTCGCCGAACTGGTCAAGATCGAGCCGAAGTCGATCGGTGTCGGGCAGTACCAGCACGACGTGACGCCCGGAACTCTGGCCCGCAGCCTCGACGCGGTGGTCGAGGACGCGGTGAACGCCGTCGGCGTCGACCTCAACACGGCCTCGGTGCCGCTGCTGGCCAAGGTCTCCGGCGTGACCGAATCGCTCGCCGAGTCGATCGTGTCGTATCGCGACAAGACCGGACCGTTCCGCAGCCGCAGCGGCCTGCTCGACGTTCCGCGCCTGGGCCCCAAGGCCTTTGAGCAGTGTGCAGGCTTCCTGCGTATCCGTGAAGGCGACGACCCGCTGGACGCCTCGGGCGTGCACCCCGAGGCCTACCCGGTGGTGCGGCGCATCCTGGACCGCGCCGGCGTCACCCTCGCCGAACTGATCGGCGATGAGCGCAAGCTGCGGGCGCTCAAGCCGGGCGACTTCGCCGACGAACGCTTCGGCATCCCGACCGTGACCGACATCCTGGGCGAACTGGAGAAGCCGGGTCGCGACCCGCGCCCCGCGTTCTCCACCGCTACCTTCGCGGCCGGCGTCGAGAAGGTCTCCGACCTCAAGGTCGGCATGGTGCTCGAGGGCGTCGTGACGAACGTGGCCGCGTTCGGCGCGTTCGTGGACGTCGGCGTGCACCAGGACGGCCTGGTGCACGTGTCGGCGATGGCCGACCGCTTCGTCTCCGACCCGCACGAGGTGGTCAAGTCCGGCCAGGTCGTCAAGGTCAAGGTGCTCGAGGTCGATGTCGAGCGGCAGCGCATCGGACTGAGCCTGCGGCTGAACGATGACCCGCAGCGGCCCCGCGACGGCAAGCGGCCCGAGCAGGGTGGCGCTCCCCGGCGTGACGGTGGTGGTCAGCCGCGACGCGATGGCGGCAATCGCGGCGGCGGTGGTGGTGGCAACGGCGGCGGCCAGAACCGCGGCAACCAGGATCGTGGACGTAATCCGCAGCGCGGCAACGGCGGTGGCCGCCGCGAGTCGGCGCCGTCCGGCTCGATGGCCGACGCCCTGCGCAAGGCAGGCTTCGGTAAGTAG
- a CDS encoding GGDEF domain-containing protein, protein MNPDVRTLWMVVSMTALIFGLLHVWVGAGKRRHPAVQLWGAGNFAGALGAGLLSARGFVPEALSVTVANVLIITCWSLIWGGLCAFNGQPVRGRVMAAGPLAVLAAFQLIPPFTVSIPARVSLTALVLAGYFTLSVVDGVKAQRVERLASRRILIGLYVVAAAATVARSVSLHLDAGAVQFATTSAVVSVPMLFFAFAVMAINLCLSLMGWERLEDQLADAAMLDSLTSTLNRAGFMIQAQRLAEECVARQLRCSVIVMDLDEFKAVNDVFGHEAGDRLLTEFACVARSNLRSGDLLARIGGEEFCAMLPGVDESQAAVIADRLRVAFAAATFSHNDAVLAGTVSIGVSQLGHKAGLRSAIRRADVAMYEAKSRGRDRVIRASAAGRD, encoded by the coding sequence ATGAATCCCGACGTGCGCACCCTGTGGATGGTCGTCTCGATGACCGCCCTGATTTTCGGGTTGCTGCACGTCTGGGTGGGGGCCGGTAAGCGGCGGCATCCGGCGGTCCAGCTGTGGGGCGCGGGCAACTTCGCCGGCGCCCTCGGCGCCGGGCTGCTGAGCGCGCGCGGGTTCGTCCCCGAGGCGTTGTCGGTGACGGTCGCCAACGTCCTGATCATCACCTGCTGGTCGTTGATCTGGGGTGGCCTGTGCGCCTTCAACGGCCAGCCGGTCCGCGGCCGCGTGATGGCTGCGGGACCGCTGGCGGTACTGGCCGCATTTCAGTTGATACCGCCGTTCACCGTCAGCATCCCGGCCCGGGTGTCCCTGACGGCCCTCGTCCTGGCCGGGTATTTCACGCTGAGCGTCGTCGACGGCGTCAAGGCCCAGCGCGTCGAGCGTCTGGCATCACGGCGCATCCTGATCGGCCTGTATGTCGTCGCGGCCGCGGCGACCGTCGCCCGCTCGGTGAGCCTGCATCTCGACGCCGGCGCCGTCCAGTTCGCCACGACAAGCGCGGTCGTGTCGGTTCCGATGCTCTTCTTCGCGTTCGCCGTCATGGCCATCAACCTGTGCCTGTCGCTGATGGGGTGGGAACGGCTCGAGGATCAATTGGCCGATGCCGCGATGCTCGACTCGCTCACCAGCACGCTGAACCGCGCCGGTTTCATGATTCAGGCGCAGCGCCTGGCCGAGGAATGCGTGGCACGGCAGCTGCGGTGCTCGGTCATCGTGATGGATCTAGATGAGTTCAAGGCCGTCAACGACGTCTTCGGGCACGAGGCCGGCGACCGGCTGCTGACCGAATTCGCGTGCGTGGCGCGGTCGAACCTGCGCAGCGGCGACCTGCTGGCCCGCATCGGCGGCGAGGAGTTCTGCGCGATGCTGCCGGGCGTGGACGAAAGTCAGGCTGCGGTCATCGCCGACCGGCTGCGGGTGGCGTTCGCCGCCGCGACATTCAGCCACAACGACGCCGTGCTCGCCGGAACGGTGAGCATCGGGGTCTCTCAGCTGGGGCACAAGGCGGGGTTGCGATCGGCGATCCGCCGCGCCGACGTGGCGATGTACGAAGCGAAGAGCCGGGGCCGCGACCGCGTGATCCGCGCCTCCGCAGCGGGCAGAGACTGA
- a CDS encoding lipase family protein yields MHRFGGVLAACVLIGSLLAGPPAAHADGDEPQYAEFYLPPDPLPPGRPGDLIRTEPSRLVLEPSGQLGAIMATGTRIMYRSTDARGNPVAVTGTYFEPYNDWPGKGPRPLISYAVGTQGQGNQCAPSRQFNQGIHYSGGWDIMVNYEEAFIATMVARGFAIVMTDYEGLGTPGMHTYVNRVAEAAAVLDAARAAKKLPGTSLDPDGPVAFWGYSQGGGAAASAAELASSYAPELHVVGTYAGAPVADLKELFPYTDGSALVGVVGYALNGEIYAYPEFADLIRSKLTQRGKDMLESVSRQCVGQTIVDFMFRHLQPYFTEDINVLVEEEPFKTLFEMQKLGKYKPNAPVLINSNRYDPLVPWTAANQLGRDWCDKGADVEFRTNEEPPFLNKLVINHALPMLVDGEPAMQWIAARFNGEPTSPNCGTY; encoded by the coding sequence ATGCATCGCTTCGGGGGAGTTCTGGCCGCATGTGTGCTCATCGGTTCATTGCTTGCGGGACCGCCCGCGGCCCACGCGGACGGCGACGAGCCGCAGTATGCCGAGTTCTACCTGCCGCCCGATCCGCTGCCGCCAGGCCGGCCCGGCGACCTGATCCGCACCGAACCCTCGCGCCTGGTACTCGAGCCGTCCGGCCAGCTCGGCGCCATCATGGCCACCGGCACGCGCATCATGTACCGCAGCACCGATGCCCGCGGAAACCCGGTCGCCGTGACCGGCACCTACTTCGAGCCGTACAACGACTGGCCGGGTAAGGGGCCGCGGCCACTGATCAGCTACGCGGTGGGCACGCAGGGCCAGGGCAACCAGTGCGCACCGTCGCGGCAGTTCAACCAGGGCATCCACTATTCGGGTGGCTGGGACATCATGGTCAACTACGAAGAGGCGTTCATCGCCACGATGGTCGCGCGTGGTTTCGCGATCGTGATGACCGACTACGAGGGCCTCGGCACTCCCGGGATGCACACGTACGTCAACCGCGTCGCCGAGGCCGCCGCGGTGCTCGACGCAGCGCGCGCCGCCAAGAAGCTGCCGGGCACCTCACTGGACCCCGATGGGCCCGTTGCCTTCTGGGGTTACTCGCAAGGGGGCGGTGCCGCGGCGTCGGCGGCCGAGTTGGCGTCGTCCTACGCGCCTGAGCTGCATGTCGTCGGCACATACGCCGGGGCTCCGGTGGCCGACCTCAAGGAATTGTTCCCGTACACCGACGGCAGCGCGCTGGTCGGTGTGGTCGGTTACGCGCTCAACGGCGAGATCTACGCCTACCCGGAGTTCGCCGACCTGATCCGCTCCAAGCTCACCCAGCGCGGCAAGGACATGCTCGAGAGTGTCTCGCGGCAGTGCGTCGGGCAGACCATCGTCGACTTCATGTTCCGGCACCTGCAGCCGTACTTCACCGAGGACATCAACGTGCTGGTCGAGGAAGAGCCCTTCAAGACACTTTTCGAGATGCAGAAGCTCGGCAAGTACAAGCCCAACGCGCCGGTTCTCATCAACAGCAATCGATACGACCCGCTGGTGCCGTGGACCGCGGCCAATCAGCTCGGCCGGGACTGGTGCGACAAGGGCGCCGACGTCGAATTCCGCACCAACGAGGAACCGCCGTTCCTGAACAAGCTGGTGATCAACCATGCCTTGCCGATGCTGGTCGACGGCGAGCCGGCGATGCAGTGGATCGCGGCGCGGTTCAACGGTGAGCCCACGTCGCCGAACTGCGGGACGTACTGA